The genomic DNA CGGTCTGGCCGGATGCGATGTCACCCGGTGCGACGAATCCGACGAACTCCACACCCGCAGGCAGGAAGTCGACGACGTCTTCGACCATGTTGGTGAACGTGCCGTGCGGCATCAGCTCGACGCGGTAGACGAACTCGCTCTGTGCGAGGTTTCCCTCCGCATCCGTCTTGACCCGCAGGTTTCCGGTGAAGGCGTCGTTCGCGGCGTCGTAGACGCGCTTGCGGACCTCCATCTCGTTACCGAAGCTGGTGGCCTTCGTGCTGGAGCTCGATGTGTAGACGATCTCCTGCCCCTCGCCCTCGTAGCGCGCGGTATTGGCGATCTCGATGGTCTGCTTGCCCTGCAGCACGCGCGTCGGCAGCTTGAGCGTGATCGTCCATGTGCCCGTCAGAGGCTCTGCAGCAGAGGTGCCCCACGCGGCATCCTTCGGGAACGCCGCATTCGGGGCGATCACGAGATTGCCGTCGGCATCGAGCGACAGGTCGAAGGTGTCGCCGTCGAGCGGGTAGTTCCACTCGTACATCCCGGTGATGGATGCCCGGATCGCCGGCAGCGTCTCCTCGGTCACATCGAAGACGGAGTGGTCGACGACGTCGATGATGCGCGAGGACGCCGCGTCTCCGACATCCCGCCCGATCGTGAACGTGTACGGGACGGTGGTGGACGTGCCGCTCGTCACCGTGATGGCGCCGCCTGCGGTGGACTTGTCGAACCGCTGCGGGTCGTCGACGCCCCCTGTGGTGTCTTTGGGGGCGGTGATCGTCGTGGATGCACCCTTCCACTCGTACCGCCCGTCGGCGTACTCGAAGAAGGCACTGTTGTCGACGCGGTACTGGGTCTCGTACTGCGACTCGTGGCTGACGTTCTGCGGCAGCGAGTCGATGGTCGCTTCGGCCTTCAGCGTGTACGTCTTGGTGACATCCTGGCCGACGTTGATGAACAGGTTCTGCCCATCGATGACGTAGGTGTGCACGTACTCGTCTGCGGCGATCGTGGTCCTGATGTCGCCGGAGAGTCCGTCTGCCGGAGTCAGGGTGATCTCGTCGCCGTTCTGGTCGGTGACGACGAGGAAGTTCTCGGCGTCGGTGTTCCAGGATGCCTCGGCCGGCAGCGCGTCAAGGATGACGACGTTGCGCGACAGCGCGAACGGGCCGTCGGCGAAGTCGGCGAAGACGGTCAGGTCGGCGCGAAGCGTGTAGGTGACCGCGATGCCCTCACCGAGGGTGGCCCCGGCTGCGAGGGGCTTGTCGAGCGCCACGGATGACGGGTCGACGCTCTTGCCGAACGCGGTTCCGGTGCCCGGGCGCTGCTGCCCCTGAACGTTGCCCCGGATCGTCGTGGTCGTCGAGTGATCCTGGCCGTTGACGTCGACCTGGTTGGTGAGCGAGACGGAGTAGCCTCCGCCGTTGACCTTGTCGACGCCGTCGTAGGCCTGCTGCAGCTGGGCGCGCACATCGTCGAGTGCCGCGGCATCCGCGATAGTGGCCTTGTAGGTGAAGACGTAGACAGAGTTCGCCTCGGCTGCGAACGAGTGAGTGAAGCTCGTGCCCGAGATCACCGGGAGGCCGTCGAGGGCGGTACCGACCGGGTTGAGATCGTCGGCATCGCGCACGACCTTGGTGCCGGTGAGCGAGCCGTCGACGAACGCGAGGTTCGCGCCGAGTGTGTCGCTGACGGTGACGTCGCGGGCATCCTTGCTCGACACGGTGACTGTGTAGGCGAGTTCGATGTCGAGCACGCTCGGGTCGATGACGACCTCGCCGTTGACGACCGTGTGCGGGATAGAGGCCCAGCCGACCGTCTTGTTCGACCAGGTGCCGGTCTCCTGCGGGGTGTTGCCCGGCTCGGTCACGATGACGCGCTGAGTGGTGGTTTCGCCATCCACGTTCCAGACCAGGTCGCGCACCTCGGAGTTCTCCACCTCGTCGACGGTGAAGCTCAGGTCGAGGACGCCCTGGTTCACATCGGTGGGGAACGGGTCCTTGAAGGTGACGATGAGCTGACCCGCATCGTTGACCACGAGTGATTCGACGGCGGTGTTGCCGCCCGACACGACCAGCGCGGCGTCGGGGATCGTGATCCCCTCCGGAAGCGTGATGGTGGCCACGGCACCGTCATCCATGCTGCCGTAGCCCACCTGGAACGCGTAGGTCCCTCCCTCGGTGAGGACGGGCGAGCCATTGTGACTGCTACCGGATTCGACCGGGATCACGGTGACCTTGCCACCCGCGGCAAACGCCGGGGTGCTGAGGCCGCCAACAGCGAGCAAAGCGACCAGGATTCCGGCCAACCAGTGCATGAAAGTGCGCGCGCGCGAGTGCGGCGCGATGTACTCAGACATCAAATTCTCCCCAGAGAACAACAAAAAGGGACACGTGTGAAAACACGCGTCCCTGCGTCAACACCGCAATCGCGGCGCCCGATCATCAACCCCGGCTCAGGGTATGGATGACCAGGCGGGGGACAATCCCCTGCACTGAGAGAGACACTGATGGATCGCGTTCATTACGCGGTTCTCGGAAACCGATGAGAGTAGTTCCAGGATCGAGCTCGAGAGCCCCGCCCCGTCCTGCGCCGAAAACTACAGCCCTTCCGCGATCTCCTTGATCACGGCGAGACGGCGGTCCCAGTCGCGGCCGATCATGTCGAGCCGCTGCGCGGTGGCGCTGAGTTCAGCGCCGATCACCCGGAACCGCACCTCCCGGCCGACGCGAACGGGCTCGACCAGACCGACTTCCTGCAGCACTGCGAGGTGCTTCGCGATGGCCTGGCGGGTGACCGGGAGGCGCCCGGCAAGGGCGGATGCCGAAGCATCCCCCTCGCCGAGCGCCGCCAGGATGCTCCACCGGGTCTCGTCGCCGAGTGCCGCGAACATCGGAACCAGGGTGCCTGTGGTCACGAGGCACCTTCGAGCAGGGCGACGAGCTTGTCGAGCTCTTCGTCCCATCCGGTGCGGTGGCTCTCGAGGTTCGCGATCGGGTCGGAGGTGCGGTCGAAGCCGGTCTCGACGACGGTGAGCTGCGTGCCGCCCTCGACCGCTTCGAGCGTGAAGGTGAAGACGGTCGAGCCGCCCTCGAGGTCGGCGGTCGGGCCGCCGAGTGCATCGTCGTTGCCCCAGCGGTAGGCGATGAGGTTCGGCTCTTCGCGGGCCTCGATCCGCAGCGGGATCGAACCGTACTCGGGGAACGTCAGCGTTCCGGTGGCGCCGACGCCGGCACCGTCGAGCACGGCCTGGCCGAACCAGCGAGAGATGTACTCCGGCTCGGTCACGGCCTGCCACACCTTGTCGGGGGTGGCGGCGATGCGGATCGTCCGGCGCACCGAGAAGGTGCTCTCATCGACGACGGATGCCTCGTTTTCAGTCATGTTCACCATGATGGATCCTTTCGAGCGTTACGTGCGAGTGTTTGACGGCCGGTCGGCCATCTGCAACTCCAGAGTTGCACAACATCCTTCTTATTGCAACCATCAAGTTGCACCGGGTTGCGGCTCCGTACCCGCAAGCACGCCTATCCGCAAGGGACCTGGCGCGGGAGAAGATCCCTCATACGCTCGGGGCATGACCGAGCTCACACAGCCCACCGGCCACGAACCCGCCCTTCGCGCTGCACCCCGACCAGACGGATCCGCTCCGCGCGCACTCGTGCTGGGAGCGACCGGCTACATCGGCGGGCGGCTCACGCCCCGCCTGCTGGCTGCCGGATACCGCGTGCGCGTACTGGCACGAGACGCGGCGCGCGTGGCGTCATTCCCGTGGGGCGCCGAGTGCGAGGTGGTCGAAGGCGAGGCCGCCGACGCGGATGCTGTCGCGACAGCCATGGCCGATGTCGACGTCGTCTTCTATCTGATCCACTCGATGAGCGCCGGCAAGGGGTTCGAGGA from Microbacterium sp. LWO13-1.2 includes the following:
- a CDS encoding SdrD B-like domain-containing protein, producing the protein MSEYIAPHSRARTFMHWLAGILVALLAVGGLSTPAFAAGGKVTVIPVESGSSHNGSPVLTEGGTYAFQVGYGSMDDGAVATITLPEGITIPDAALVVSGGNTAVESLVVNDAGQLIVTFKDPFPTDVNQGVLDLSFTVDEVENSEVRDLVWNVDGETTTQRVIVTEPGNTPQETGTWSNKTVGWASIPHTVVNGEVVIDPSVLDIELAYTVTVSSKDARDVTVSDTLGANLAFVDGSLTGTKVVRDADDLNPVGTALDGLPVISGTSFTHSFAAEANSVYVFTYKATIADAAALDDVRAQLQQAYDGVDKVNGGGYSVSLTNQVDVNGQDHSTTTTIRGNVQGQQRPGTGTAFGKSVDPSSVALDKPLAAGATLGEGIAVTYTLRADLTVFADFADGPFALSRNVVILDALPAEASWNTDAENFLVVTDQNGDEITLTPADGLSGDIRTTIAADEYVHTYVIDGQNLFINVGQDVTKTYTLKAEATIDSLPQNVSHESQYETQYRVDNSAFFEYADGRYEWKGASTTITAPKDTTGGVDDPQRFDKSTAGGAITVTSGTSTTVPYTFTIGRDVGDAASSRIIDVVDHSVFDVTEETLPAIRASITGMYEWNYPLDGDTFDLSLDADGNLVIAPNAAFPKDAAWGTSAAEPLTGTWTITLKLPTRVLQGKQTIEIANTARYEGEGQEIVYTSSSSTKATSFGNEMEVRKRVYDAANDAFTGNLRVKTDAEGNLAQSEFVYRVELMPHGTFTNMVEDVVDFLPAGVEFVGFVAPGDIASGQTVDGTSYTVPGSAITAVYDADADTVTVEKGRLVSGETLAVYFKVRLVDYKANVGITNMIGAVGATITPTNDYPLSLLKRDSTDATKLITDSGARFSVLADDQQSVVLSDLRVVDGKIVTAEGKTPVVAETGTYWLREDVAPTGYEKTDQLSPITVEVSGASEDVVLFNTPGETVEPDKTYAIGDVVWIDADKDGRQDDSEQVLPGVTVELIKDGEVIATTTTDDRGRYVFDELPAGEYEVTFTLTETQQKVYVFTQQDAGSDDAIDSDADPSTGITQTIVLGEDNIHLTHDYEWFDIRATEGIDPTWDAGVIVREPVKPVDPVDPVVPVDPAHPGTPGVNELPQTGGALPLGIAGVALLLMLSGAAMFAWRRRTA
- a CDS encoding metalloregulator ArsR/SmtB family transcription factor gives rise to the protein MTTGTLVPMFAALGDETRWSILAALGEGDASASALAGRLPVTRQAIAKHLAVLQEVGLVEPVRVGREVRFRVIGAELSATAQRLDMIGRDWDRRLAVIKEIAEGL
- a CDS encoding SRPBCC domain-containing protein yields the protein MTENEASVVDESTFSVRRTIRIAATPDKVWQAVTEPEYISRWFGQAVLDGAGVGATGTLTFPEYGSIPLRIEAREEPNLIAYRWGNDDALGGPTADLEGGSTVFTFTLEAVEGGTQLTVVETGFDRTSDPIANLESHRTGWDEELDKLVALLEGAS